In one window of Leptospira sp. WS92.C1 DNA:
- the atpD gene encoding F0F1 ATP synthase subunit beta, translating into MNKGKIKQIIGSVLDIEFEGGELPEIYNALEIEAIVSGKKETLIAEVQTHIGGRAVRAIALSSTDGLIRGQEVTNTGKPISVPVGEVTLGRIFNVLGKTIDEGPAITVKETRPIHRPAPAFDELTSKTEVFETGIKVIDLLAPYIKGGKTGLFGGAGVGKTVLIQELINNIAKQHGGFSVFAGVGERTREGNDLWREMKESGVIDKTVLCYGQMNEPPGARLRVALSALTMAEYFRDSIGTDVLLFVDNIFRFSQAGSEVSALLGRMPSAVGYQPTLSTEMGALQERITSTKKGSITSVQAIYVPADDLTDPAPANAFAHLDATTVLSRAISDKGIYPAVDPLDSTSRVMNAQVLGEEHYNVAREVQRILQRYKDLQDIIAILGMDELSEDDKVLVARARKIEKFLSQPFHVAEVFTGAPGKYVKLADTVRSFKEVISGNYDHLPEQAFYMVGSIDDAIEKAKGYKG; encoded by the coding sequence ATGAATAAAGGTAAAATCAAGCAGATCATCGGATCCGTTTTGGACATCGAGTTCGAAGGCGGAGAACTTCCCGAAATTTATAACGCACTTGAAATCGAGGCGATCGTTTCCGGAAAAAAAGAAACTCTCATCGCGGAAGTGCAAACTCATATCGGGGGAAGAGCGGTTCGCGCGATCGCACTTTCTTCCACTGACGGTTTGATCCGTGGTCAAGAAGTAACCAACACTGGAAAGCCGATCAGCGTTCCGGTTGGCGAAGTGACTCTGGGAAGAATCTTCAACGTCCTCGGTAAAACCATCGACGAAGGTCCTGCGATCACAGTAAAAGAAACTCGTCCGATTCACAGACCGGCTCCCGCGTTCGACGAGCTCACTTCTAAAACCGAAGTATTCGAAACAGGAATCAAGGTAATCGATCTTCTTGCTCCTTATATCAAAGGGGGAAAGACCGGACTCTTCGGAGGAGCTGGGGTTGGTAAAACGGTTCTTATTCAGGAACTCATCAACAACATCGCAAAACAACACGGTGGATTCTCCGTATTTGCCGGAGTAGGGGAAAGAACCCGCGAAGGAAACGACCTCTGGAGAGAGATGAAAGAATCCGGGGTTATCGATAAAACCGTTCTTTGTTACGGTCAGATGAACGAGCCTCCAGGCGCTCGTCTTCGTGTTGCGTTATCCGCTCTTACTATGGCGGAATATTTCCGTGATTCGATCGGAACCGACGTTCTTCTGTTCGTTGATAATATCTTCCGTTTCTCCCAAGCGGGTTCCGAGGTTTCCGCTCTTTTGGGTAGAATGCCGTCCGCGGTGGGTTATCAACCGACTCTCTCTACGGAGATGGGCGCTCTTCAAGAAAGGATTACTTCCACGAAAAAAGGATCGATCACTTCCGTTCAGGCGATTTATGTTCCTGCGGATGACTTGACCGACCCGGCTCCTGCAAACGCGTTTGCTCACTTGGACGCGACTACGGTTCTTTCCCGTGCGATCTCCGATAAGGGAATCTATCCCGCTGTGGATCCGTTGGATTCCACTTCCAGGGTGATGAACGCGCAGGTTCTCGGAGAAGAGCATTACAATGTTGCCAGAGAAGTGCAAAGAATTCTTCAAAGATACAAAGACCTTCAGGATATCATCGCGATTCTTGGGATGGATGAACTTTCCGAAGATGATAAAGTTCTTGTTGCGAGAGCGAGAAAGATCGAAAAATTCTTATCTCAACCTTTCCACGTTGCGGAAGTATTTACCGGAGCTCCTGGAAAATACGTGAAACTTGCGGACACGGTTCGTTCTTTTAAAGAAGTGATTTCCGGAAATTACGATCACCTTCCGGAGCAGGCTTTTTACATGGTGGGTTCTATCGACGACGCTATTGAAAAAGCGAAAGGTTACAAAGGATAA
- a CDS encoding DNA alkylation repair protein — translation MNIDEAMKELERMGSPSVKKIFLNHGAKEPLFGVKVADLKKIQKKVKKDNELSLELYKTGNADAMYLAGLIADEKRIQKKDLQFWVKNSGSPMISEYTVAWIAAESKYGWELAREWIRSPKESIASSGWSTFSSLLSIFPDDQIDSKEILKLLKIVESTIHDSKNRVKYCMNGFVIATGSFYPKLFKEALETAKKIGKVEVMMGATACKVPDSTEYIRKFEKMGRLGQKKKIARC, via the coding sequence ATGAATATCGACGAGGCAATGAAAGAATTGGAAAGAATGGGTAGCCCGTCCGTAAAAAAAATCTTTCTCAATCACGGAGCAAAAGAGCCTTTATTCGGAGTCAAGGTTGCGGATCTCAAAAAGATTCAGAAAAAAGTCAAAAAAGACAACGAACTTTCATTAGAACTTTATAAAACAGGAAACGCTGATGCGATGTATCTCGCGGGATTGATCGCCGACGAAAAACGGATCCAAAAAAAAGATCTGCAATTTTGGGTAAAAAATTCCGGATCTCCGATGATCAGCGAATATACGGTGGCCTGGATCGCGGCCGAAAGTAAATACGGCTGGGAACTTGCAAGAGAATGGATCCGTTCCCCAAAAGAAAGTATAGCTTCTTCGGGCTGGAGCACATTCTCCAGCTTACTTTCCATCTTTCCGGATGATCAAATCGACTCCAAAGAAATTCTCAAACTTTTAAAGATCGTAGAATCCACAATTCATGACTCCAAAAACAGAGTAAAATATTGCATGAACGGATTCGTAATCGCTACCGGTTCTTTTTACCCTAAACTTTTTAAGGAAGCGCTGGAAACCGCAAAAAAAATCGGTAAGGTGGAAGTGATGATGGGAGCAACCGCATGTAAGGTTCCCGATTCGACCGAATATATTCGTAAGTTTGAAAAAATGGGACGACTCGGCCAAAAGAAAAAAATAGCTCGTTGTTAA
- a CDS encoding MBOAT family protein — protein MLFNSLNFLIFFFIFFLIYLRLGIFGQNRLLFVGGLFFYGFWKPEMVFLLLFCIALNFAGGIWIGRRENKKQRQIFILLICINLAILIFFKYILFLLSIWNDTFGIVFPKSTILIPEIVLPVGISFYTFHNISYLSDIRSGKIIPCENFIRFGVYDLFFPLLLAGPIERPDSLLPQIENQRMVDTDGFLSGAILFGWGIFKKVFIGDHLLLFTRKAMDPGMELPSGMIFWIAFCFAFQVYADFSGYTDAARGLAKMLGFRLTLNFNFPFISSNPAEFWKRWHISLSTWLRDYLYIPLGGNRVSLWRQNLNLMIVWILGGLWHGATYGYLIWGGYCGFQVVGYNLFQKYVLRSIPDHIQILKYSFKGLGVVLTFWMFALGLLLFQVHSPNELWILILNATSGYYWNWIFAGKLFFLLLPLIIIESWMIFSGGTDAFLKGIVWKPYQWIPMSLGIGILFFLFGVFEKKEFFYFQF, from the coding sequence ATGTTATTCAATTCTCTAAACTTTCTTATTTTCTTTTTTATCTTTTTTCTAATTTATCTTCGTCTCGGTATTTTCGGACAAAACAGACTTTTGTTTGTCGGGGGGTTGTTTTTTTACGGCTTTTGGAAACCGGAAATGGTCTTTCTTCTTTTGTTCTGCATCGCTTTGAACTTTGCAGGTGGAATTTGGATCGGCCGGAGAGAAAATAAAAAACAAAGGCAAATTTTTATCCTTCTTATCTGTATCAATCTCGCGATACTGATCTTCTTTAAATATATTCTATTTTTATTAAGTATTTGGAATGACACGTTCGGAATCGTTTTTCCGAAGTCGACAATTCTGATTCCGGAAATTGTTCTTCCGGTGGGGATTTCTTTTTATACGTTTCATAATATCAGCTATCTTTCCGATATCCGGTCCGGAAAAATTATCCCTTGCGAAAATTTTATCCGTTTCGGAGTTTATGACCTTTTTTTTCCTCTTTTGCTTGCCGGCCCGATCGAAAGACCGGATTCGCTTTTGCCTCAGATTGAAAATCAAAGGATGGTAGATACAGACGGTTTTTTATCCGGCGCGATTTTGTTCGGATGGGGGATTTTTAAAAAGGTTTTTATCGGAGATCATTTGCTTTTGTTTACCAGAAAGGCGATGGATCCCGGGATGGAACTTCCTTCCGGTATGATCTTCTGGATCGCGTTTTGTTTTGCGTTTCAGGTTTACGCGGATTTTAGCGGGTATACCGACGCCGCGCGAGGTCTTGCGAAGATGTTGGGGTTTCGTCTAACTTTAAATTTTAATTTCCCGTTTATCTCCTCAAATCCCGCCGAATTTTGGAAACGCTGGCATATCTCTTTATCCACATGGCTCCGAGATTATCTTTATATTCCATTGGGCGGAAATCGTGTATCTCTCTGGAGGCAGAACTTAAATCTGATGATCGTTTGGATTTTGGGCGGGCTTTGGCACGGGGCGACCTACGGATATCTGATTTGGGGGGGTTATTGTGGGTTTCAAGTAGTCGGTTATAATTTGTTTCAAAAATACGTTTTACGGTCGATTCCGGACCATATTCAAATTTTAAAATATTCTTTCAAAGGATTGGGAGTTGTGCTGACCTTTTGGATGTTTGCCTTGGGACTACTTTTGTTTCAAGTGCATTCCCCGAATGAACTCTGGATTCTGATTCTCAACGCCACGAGCGGGTACTATTGGAATTGGATCTTTGCGGGTAAATTATTTTTTCTATTATTACCGTTAATCATCATAGAGTCTTGGATGATTTTTTCCGGCGGAACGGATGCGTTCCTGAAAGGGATCGTATGGAAACCGTATCAATGGATTCCCATGTCTTTGGGGATTGGAATTCTATTTTTTCTTTTCGGTGTTTTTGAAAAAAAAGAATTTTTTTACTTTCAGTTTTGA
- a CDS encoding SLBB domain-containing protein, translated as MKTTIRIFGILVLFLSIGFLLRRNRDFVRGVFEPDRISAAIRGNVQKPGVYRLKQGDTLKDLVEIAGGLKKPAQTAQGLDREILDGQVIELKE; from the coding sequence ATGAAAACAACGATCCGTATTTTCGGAATACTAGTTTTATTTCTAAGCATAGGTTTTCTTTTAAGAAGGAACCGGGACTTTGTTCGAGGTGTCTTTGAGCCGGATCGCATTTCGGCGGCGATTCGTGGGAATGTTCAAAAACCCGGTGTGTATCGTCTCAAACAAGGCGATACGTTAAAAGACTTGGTGGAGATCGCGGGCGGGTTGAAAAAACCGGCGCAGACCGCACAAGGCCTGGACCGGGAAATCCTGGACGGACAGGTCATTGAACTGAAAGAATGA
- a CDS encoding DUF4349 domain-containing protein — protein MNKTFKKGLWIALAVFATLFLFRLLYGYLSSSGNTGHTDFQNGDLIRSRESLPIKQNIASKKIKYDNPGSTITKSVDQKYEKIATIESQSADIEDDEKKIRDLVNTTGSIIQYENISGLKRMRDRVIKIAVGVPPEKFDDLVNEFKKIGKTLLLTIDKKDKTNEYKNLQAKKESILKIRNSLTGLKNKGGRIDEYISLENRILEIEEEIQKLGISLGEYDSENEFCTVLLTIYENQASGEIGLIHRIKVALEWTIKYYLLLAFSLLFVVLLIHYSFPLWEKIRNLVLQKLR, from the coding sequence ATGAACAAAACTTTCAAAAAAGGCCTTTGGATAGCGCTCGCGGTTTTTGCAACCCTGTTTCTTTTTCGATTGTTATACGGATATCTTTCGTCCTCCGGCAATACGGGACATACGGATTTTCAGAATGGAGATTTGATTCGATCCAGAGAATCGCTTCCGATAAAACAAAACATAGCTTCTAAAAAGATCAAATATGACAACCCGGGTTCGACTATAACCAAGAGCGTGGATCAGAAATATGAAAAAATAGCCACGATAGAATCCCAATCCGCGGACATCGAGGATGACGAAAAAAAAATCAGGGATTTAGTCAATACCACCGGCTCGATCATTCAATATGAAAATATCTCAGGATTAAAACGTATGAGGGATCGGGTAATAAAAATTGCGGTTGGAGTTCCTCCGGAAAAGTTTGACGATCTCGTAAACGAATTTAAAAAAATCGGAAAAACCCTTCTTCTTACGATCGATAAAAAAGATAAAACAAACGAGTATAAGAATCTCCAAGCTAAAAAAGAATCTATACTCAAAATTAGAAATTCATTGACCGGTTTAAAAAATAAGGGAGGCAGAATCGACGAATACATCAGTCTCGAAAATAGAATTCTGGAAATCGAAGAAGAGATACAAAAATTAGGAATCAGTTTAGGAGAATACGATTCTGAAAACGAATTCTGCACCGTTCTACTTACGATCTATGAAAACCAAGCGTCCGGAGAAATCGGCTTGATTCATAGAATCAAAGTCGCTCTGGAGTGGACGATCAAATACTATCTTCTTTTGGCGTTCTCTTTACTCTTCGTTGTATTGTTGATTCATTATTCGTTTCCTCTGTGGGAAAAAATCAGAAACCTCGTTTTGCAAAAACTCCGGTAA
- the atpC gene encoding ATP synthase F1 subunit epsilon, which translates to MSANKLNVSVISPEKILYKGEVDSLIVPGSEGFFGILPHHAPLVAALGIGVLEIRKGEKLKVLSIEGGFIEIKDNAISILTDHGALKEDIDLQAEQKKLVEVEKLPPSESKNLLLQKAKTRILVASR; encoded by the coding sequence ATGTCCGCGAATAAACTGAACGTATCCGTCATTTCGCCTGAAAAAATTCTCTATAAGGGCGAAGTGGATTCTTTGATCGTTCCGGGTAGCGAAGGATTCTTTGGAATCCTACCCCACCATGCTCCCTTGGTGGCCGCTCTCGGAATCGGGGTTTTGGAAATTCGTAAAGGAGAGAAACTGAAAGTTCTTTCCATAGAAGGCGGGTTTATCGAGATCAAGGACAATGCGATCAGCATTCTTACCGATCACGGTGCTCTGAAAGAGGATATCGATCTTCAGGCGGAGCAAAAAAAACTGGTCGAGGTCGAAAAACTTCCTCCTTCCGAATCTAAAAATCTTCTCCTCCAAAAAGCAAAAACCCGAATTTTAGTCGCATCGCGCTAA
- a CDS encoding GAF domain-containing protein: protein MGLLDRVSKLVKSDSVSGSSPSLSEKKSLLKKSESFQTKKSFFQKALGMRRDISEPRKDFSEHPTQPVIADVPKFTSDFESDDTSVTEEFSIPELDDGSFKETDEFQAEFPDSTFENDLSSLGDNNASLDFSEGLSMPEETSSEKIEEDSSFQSSHSEAGDFSLDELFGEEGESPETTLAAPLEDLGDIDISESIDEDPFKDWVKEAEQEAHRTPPKKDPNVSTSEKADFLFDDDSNFSTSPIDLQIASRKKLDNYISVFEISKEIGSSTDFANFFENLLFSIMGQIGSESIGIFSSKNGTQDFFRLEDYQGEGFNQEWTLSSEDEIYHAVFNSGSVLYARELLKPLLPAKEKEIINGSHAELLVPIRYLDDFFGIIVLSKTISGEDYTIEDIEFLKIIGEIAGSVYRRIYDTEQLHQENQNLKEIIRTNELIISLARDFSGIRTIDEAYDKLISTFKEELKVRRATFMILDGHTKDEFRVFASNLLTPEHVGSFTLPLESSIIGIVSNIPGVFRIENFRKHPELMQKLSNDELGLMSDFIIIPFINLHWLVGMLVVHETDVPWTDTDREIAVGISEVLAPIFSNLLLIQERDSVFKDPFSPVEEKIEEMMLKSTRLASSFSVTIFKVQNVSRMVKLKGSGFFASYSEELRKAIQENLSEADFQYRIGQGKYAVILDGKDREETQILIRKIKNKLSDTDRKSKDFQTSVTQHTLCYPADTREKERILELLEES, encoded by the coding sequence ATGGGTTTGTTAGATCGGGTCAGTAAATTAGTAAAATCGGACTCTGTCTCCGGATCTTCACCGTCTTTATCCGAGAAAAAATCCCTCTTAAAAAAGTCCGAATCCTTTCAGACAAAAAAAAGTTTTTTTCAAAAAGCACTCGGGATGAGAAGGGATATTTCGGAACCCCGCAAGGACTTTTCCGAGCATCCGACTCAACCAGTCATCGCGGACGTCCCCAAGTTTACATCCGATTTCGAATCGGACGATACTTCTGTCACGGAAGAATTTTCAATTCCTGAACTGGACGACGGCTCTTTCAAAGAGACGGACGAGTTTCAGGCGGAGTTTCCCGATTCTACCTTTGAAAATGATTTGAGTTCTTTGGGAGACAATAACGCTTCTTTGGATTTTTCGGAAGGGCTTTCGATGCCGGAAGAAACAAGTTCCGAAAAGATCGAAGAGGATTCCTCATTTCAATCCTCCCATTCCGAAGCGGGGGATTTTTCACTCGACGAACTCTTTGGCGAAGAGGGGGAAAGTCCGGAAACCACGTTAGCCGCTCCTTTGGAAGATTTGGGTGATATCGACATTTCGGAATCAATCGACGAAGACCCTTTCAAAGATTGGGTCAAAGAAGCGGAACAGGAAGCGCACCGAACCCCTCCAAAAAAAGATCCGAACGTTTCCACCTCCGAAAAAGCAGACTTCTTATTCGATGACGATTCTAATTTTTCGACTTCTCCCATCGATCTTCAGATCGCTTCCCGAAAAAAACTGGATAATTATATTTCGGTATTCGAGATCAGTAAGGAAATCGGTTCTTCCACCGATTTTGCAAACTTTTTTGAAAACCTTTTGTTTTCGATCATGGGGCAGATTGGTTCGGAATCGATCGGTATCTTTTCGTCCAAAAACGGAACCCAGGATTTTTTCCGATTGGAGGATTATCAAGGGGAAGGTTTTAATCAGGAATGGACCTTATCCTCCGAAGACGAAATCTATCACGCGGTGTTTAATTCGGGTTCTGTTTTGTATGCTAGAGAACTTTTAAAACCTCTTTTGCCCGCCAAGGAAAAGGAAATCATCAACGGATCACATGCGGAATTACTCGTTCCGATTCGTTATCTGGATGACTTTTTCGGAATTATCGTTTTGAGTAAAACGATCAGCGGCGAAGACTATACGATCGAGGATATCGAATTTCTTAAAATCATCGGCGAAATCGCAGGTTCCGTCTACCGCAGAATTTATGATACGGAACAACTGCATCAGGAAAATCAAAATCTAAAAGAAATCATTCGTACAAACGAACTCATCATTTCTCTCGCAAGAGATTTTAGCGGTATCAGAACCATAGACGAAGCGTATGACAAACTCATCTCGACGTTTAAAGAAGAATTAAAGGTAAGACGAGCTACTTTTATGATTCTCGACGGCCATACAAAGGATGAGTTTCGAGTTTTTGCATCCAATCTGCTCACTCCGGAACACGTGGGAAGCTTTACACTACCTTTAGAAAGTTCCATCATAGGAATCGTTTCCAATATCCCAGGTGTTTTTAGGATTGAAAATTTTAGAAAACATCCGGAATTGATGCAGAAACTTTCCAATGACGAGTTGGGATTGATGTCTGATTTTATCATCATTCCTTTCATCAATTTACACTGGCTTGTGGGAATGCTGGTGGTTCATGAAACCGACGTTCCTTGGACGGATACGGATCGCGAAATCGCGGTGGGAATCTCGGAGGTTCTTGCGCCGATCTTTTCCAATCTTCTTTTGATTCAGGAAAGGGATTCTGTTTTTAAAGATCCATTTAGTCCCGTGGAAGAAAAGATAGAAGAGATGATGTTGAAATCCACGCGACTCGCAAGCTCGTTTAGCGTAACCATATTCAAAGTTCAGAATGTTTCAAGAATGGTTAAACTGAAAGGATCAGGTTTTTTTGCGTCGTATAGCGAAGAATTGCGAAAGGCGATTCAGGAAAATCTTTCCGAAGCAGACTTTCAGTATCGAATCGGTCAGGGAAAATATGCTGTCATTTTGGACGGAAAAGATCGGGAAGAAACCCAGATTTTAATCCGTAAGATTAAAAACAAACTCAGTGATACTGATCGAAAGTCCAAAGACTTTCAGACTTCCGTAACTCAGCATACTCTCTGTTATCCTGCGGACACCAGAGAGAAGGAAAGAATTCTCGAACTCCTCGAAGAATCGTAA
- the atpG gene encoding ATP synthase F1 subunit gamma translates to MATPREIKKRINSVKNTRKITRTMEMVSTAKSKKISDRVNASHPFSNKIKELVSSLASLSGVVHSPFLRRPEKTKTVALLVITANRGLCGGYNSNVNRLAKAKVQEWKKAGVNVRLFVVGKKGISFFKFAGEKAEKTYTHLDDKSGYKEAEEFANLFLELFAKEEVDAVEIVSTVYYSSASQKPEVTRVLPFEVSNEGNVNDMITYEPSPAQVLESLLPLVVKTAFLKAILEANCSEQIARRIAMKSATDAASDMIKLLTRGYNRVRQAKITQEISEIVAGADSLN, encoded by the coding sequence TTGGCAACACCAAGGGAAATAAAAAAAAGAATCAACTCGGTCAAAAACACGAGAAAGATTACCCGGACGATGGAAATGGTCTCAACCGCCAAGTCCAAGAAGATCAGCGACCGGGTAAACGCTTCTCATCCTTTTTCCAACAAGATCAAGGAACTCGTGTCTTCTCTTGCGTCTCTTTCGGGAGTGGTGCATAGCCCATTCTTACGAAGACCGGAAAAGACAAAGACCGTTGCGCTTCTCGTGATCACTGCAAACCGCGGTCTCTGCGGAGGCTACAATTCCAACGTGAACCGTCTTGCAAAAGCAAAGGTTCAGGAATGGAAAAAAGCGGGAGTTAACGTTAGACTCTTTGTCGTGGGCAAAAAAGGGATTTCCTTTTTCAAATTTGCCGGCGAGAAGGCCGAGAAAACTTACACTCATCTCGATGATAAGTCCGGATATAAGGAAGCGGAAGAGTTTGCGAACTTGTTTTTGGAATTGTTTGCGAAAGAAGAAGTGGACGCGGTTGAAATCGTATCGACGGTTTATTATTCTTCCGCGTCACAAAAGCCAGAAGTAACAAGAGTCCTTCCGTTTGAAGTTTCAAACGAAGGAAACGTAAACGATATGATTACGTATGAGCCGAGCCCGGCACAGGTGCTCGAATCTCTTCTTCCTCTTGTTGTAAAAACCGCATTCTTAAAAGCGATCCTCGAAGCGAATTGTTCCGAGCAGATTGCGAGAAGAATTGCGATGAAGTCCGCGACAGACGCGGCTTCGGATATGATCAAACTGCTCACCCGCGGATACAACCGCGTTAGACAGGCAAAAATCACCCAGGAAATTTCCGAGATTGTTGCCGGAGCGGATTCACTGAACTAA
- the atpA gene encoding F0F1 ATP synthase subunit alpha: MKIKTDEITSVLKQEILNYKKDLGVEEVGTVLEIGDGIARVFGLRNVMSGEMVEFQNGIFGQAFNLEENSVGVVVYGNYLEIQEGFIVKRTNRILEVPVGPELLGRVVNPLGEPLDGKGPINAKLTRPVESPAPGIAMRQPVGEPMQTGIKAIDAMIPVGRGQRELIIGDRGTGKTSIALDTIINQKGTGVICVYVAIGQKASTVASTVEMLRNKGALEYTIVVSATAAEPAPLQYIAPYSGCSMAEYFMYNEKKATLVVYDDLSKQAVAYRQMSLLLRRPPGREAYPGDVFYLHSRLLERAAKLDDKYGAGSLTALPIIETQEGEVSAYIPTNVISITDGQIYLQSNLFASGNRPAVDVGISVSRVGSAAQIKAMKQVAGKMKLELAQFRDLEAFAQLGTELDPATQAQLDRGNRIVQMLKQPVSSPYPVEEQVVEIFAVTRGFMDKIPVAKVQEYGKYLLTTIKEKYSEVVDAIRKEKKISDEEKLGEVLSEIAEEFLRKH; this comes from the coding sequence ATGAAAATTAAGACAGACGAAATTACGTCCGTTCTCAAACAGGAAATTTTAAATTATAAAAAAGATCTCGGCGTCGAAGAAGTCGGAACGGTTTTAGAAATCGGAGACGGAATCGCCAGAGTATTCGGACTCAGAAACGTAATGTCCGGAGAGATGGTCGAGTTTCAAAACGGAATCTTCGGACAAGCGTTTAACCTGGAAGAAAACTCCGTGGGTGTGGTGGTTTACGGAAACTACCTCGAAATTCAAGAAGGGTTTATCGTTAAAAGGACAAACCGGATTCTCGAAGTGCCCGTTGGTCCCGAACTCCTCGGTCGCGTAGTAAACCCGTTAGGTGAACCTCTCGACGGAAAAGGACCGATCAACGCGAAACTCACAAGACCCGTAGAATCTCCAGCTCCCGGTATCGCGATGAGACAACCGGTAGGCGAGCCGATGCAAACAGGGATCAAAGCGATCGACGCGATGATTCCGGTCGGCCGTGGTCAGAGAGAGTTGATCATCGGTGACCGTGGAACCGGTAAAACTTCCATCGCACTGGATACCATCATCAATCAAAAAGGAACCGGAGTGATCTGTGTTTACGTGGCGATCGGTCAGAAAGCATCGACGGTTGCCTCTACCGTTGAAATGCTTCGTAACAAAGGCGCTCTCGAATATACGATCGTAGTTTCCGCAACCGCAGCAGAGCCAGCTCCGCTTCAGTACATCGCTCCTTATTCCGGATGCAGTATGGCGGAATACTTTATGTATAACGAAAAGAAAGCGACTCTTGTAGTTTACGATGACCTTTCGAAACAAGCGGTCGCGTATCGCCAGATGTCTCTTCTTCTTCGTCGTCCTCCGGGTCGGGAAGCGTATCCTGGAGACGTATTCTATCTTCATTCCAGACTTCTCGAAAGAGCGGCGAAACTCGACGACAAATACGGTGCTGGTTCTTTGACCGCGCTTCCGATCATCGAGACTCAGGAAGGCGAGGTTTCGGCCTACATTCCGACGAACGTGATTTCGATTACGGACGGACAGATTTATCTTCAGTCCAACTTGTTCGCATCCGGGAACCGTCCAGCGGTAGACGTGGGGATTTCGGTTTCCCGGGTAGGTTCTGCGGCGCAGATCAAAGCGATGAAACAAGTTGCGGGAAAGATGAAACTCGAACTCGCACAGTTCCGCGACTTGGAAGCGTTTGCTCAGTTAGGAACGGAGTTGGATCCAGCTACGCAAGCTCAGCTCGATCGCGGAAATCGAATCGTTCAGATGCTCAAACAACCCGTTTCTTCTCCCTACCCCGTGGAAGAACAAGTTGTGGAAATCTTTGCGGTGACCCGCGGTTTTATGGATAAGATTCCCGTAGCAAAAGTTCAAGAATACGGAAAGTATCTTTTGACAACAATCAAAGAGAAATACTCCGAAGTTGTGGATGCGATCCGCAAAGAAAAGAAAATCTCCGATGAAGAAAAACTCGGCGAAGTTCTGAGCGAAATCGCGGAAGAATTTTTAAGAAAGCACTGA
- the atpH gene encoding ATP synthase F1 subunit delta, whose product MNDSGVSKTYASALLGASNAPEEVEQELADLVQLLFNEEKVRNFFLSPVVSTEEKESILGKNLRGKISDVTLNFLGVLLHRGRFISLPDIQKQFTVELDKKKGRVRAKVRSYPSLEPSQAAKLGSILTERFKSEFILETSEDKSLLGGFVVQFNDLKIEKSIASQLGEIKKAMLEKKLPVGAIYEN is encoded by the coding sequence ATGAACGATTCCGGTGTCTCAAAAACATACGCTTCCGCGCTTTTAGGGGCTTCTAACGCTCCGGAAGAGGTGGAGCAAGAACTCGCGGATCTAGTTCAGCTCCTTTTTAATGAGGAAAAGGTCAGAAACTTCTTTCTTTCTCCAGTAGTTTCTACTGAAGAAAAAGAGTCGATTCTGGGAAAAAATCTCCGGGGAAAAATTTCAGACGTAACTCTGAATTTTCTCGGAGTGCTTTTACACAGGGGAAGATTTATCAGTCTTCCGGACATTCAAAAGCAATTTACCGTAGAGCTGGATAAGAAAAAAGGAAGAGTTCGAGCAAAAGTAAGAAGTTATCCTTCTTTAGAACCTTCTCAAGCAGCTAAACTCGGATCCATTCTTACGGAAAGATTCAAATCAGAATTCATTCTGGAAACCTCGGAAGATAAATCTCTTCTAGGCGGATTCGTCGTACAATTCAATGACTTGAAAATCGAAAAGTCAATCGCTTCCCAGCTGGGGGAAATCAAGAAAGCCATGCTGGAAAAGAAATTACCGGTTGGAGCCATCTATGAAAATTAA